The following coding sequences are from one Desulfosporosinus orientis DSM 765 window:
- a CDS encoding sugar diacid recognition domain-containing protein has product MVTKLSDFIANKIINFIHEQCGFAVIVCDDSGIIIADSAQTRIGVQHKGSHQIMTTNIDSTAVTPEEAAASDGKLKEGYNIAIKVDGFKVGTFGIAGPLDIVTPVAKIAAGMVAMMLRDEELKDIIRNQVHALGRAIERAVSAVQQTAASAQEVASISQTIAAEAQEGENQLHSTADILELIRKVAKQTNLLGLNAAIEAARAGEQGRGFSVVAGEVRKLADESHRAAIEINGILLEFQSIIQKVTSSSLRNSAVTQEQAKANQEIAQLIEGLQVVSSELKTLALSL; this is encoded by the coding sequence GTGGTCACTAAACTTAGTGATTTTATAGCTAATAAAATAATTAACTTTATTCATGAACAATGCGGTTTTGCTGTTATTGTCTGTGATGATTCAGGGATAATCATTGCCGATTCGGCTCAAACTAGAATAGGGGTACAGCATAAAGGAAGTCATCAAATCATGACCACAAATATCGACAGTACAGCTGTTACACCTGAAGAGGCTGCTGCTTCTGATGGAAAATTAAAAGAAGGATACAACATCGCAATAAAAGTAGACGGTTTTAAAGTTGGTACATTTGGAATTGCCGGCCCCTTAGATATAGTCACACCTGTTGCAAAAATAGCAGCGGGAATGGTGGCAATGATGTTAAGGGATGAGGAATTGAAGGATATCATCCGTAATCAAGTACATGCTTTAGGTCGTGCTATTGAAAGAGCAGTGAGTGCAGTACAGCAAACAGCTGCTTCGGCACAAGAAGTTGCTTCTATTAGTCAAACTATTGCTGCTGAGGCTCAAGAGGGGGAGAATCAACTCCATTCAACCGCAGATATACTAGAGCTAATTCGTAAAGTTGCTAAACAAACAAATCTTCTTGGCTTAAATGCAGCAATAGAAGCCGCACGAGCAGGAGAACAGGGCCGCGGTTTTTCAGTTGTAGCCGGCGAAGTTCGTAAGTTGGCTGATGAAAGTCACCGTGCAGCCATAGAAATCAATGGTATTTTGTTAGAATTTCAATCGATTATTCAAAAGGTTACTTCAAGTTCATTACGTAATAGTGCTGTTACTCAAGAACAAGCGAAAGCTAATCAAGAGATCGCACAATTGATAGAAGGTTTACAAGTCGTAAGCAGTGAGTTAAAAACCTTGGCTTTGAGTTTATAA
- the larA gene encoding nickel-dependent lactate racemase, giving the protein MEVSLAYGNHGLTINVPEHSRVVEPHHLKAPEDDHGLVLQVLRHPIGTKPLKEMVKPTDKVVIVISDITRPTPNHKLVPWLLEELSHVPIENVTVLNGLGTHRDQTREEFIQMLGETVVNTVRLVNHHCHEKSELTNLGKSSIGCDVYLNKEYVEADFKIVTGFIEPHFFAGFSGGPKGIMPGIAGIETILTFHNAKMIGHPMATWGKLESNPLQEMAREVNSFCKPDFLLNVALNGEKEIVNVFAGELTEAHAAGCTYVKEQAMARCDKRYDVVITSNAGYPLDQNLYQAVKGMDAARMIVKEGGTIICAAECSEGMPEHGNFKEILKMRSTPKELLEMINEPSFQMFDQWEAQRLAMIQEWADVYVYSTLPEESTKIAKLKATKNIEQTLNELKNKYGNEMSIAVLPFGPFTIPYVEE; this is encoded by the coding sequence ATGGAAGTTTCATTGGCCTATGGTAATCATGGATTAACGATCAATGTTCCTGAACACTCTAGAGTGGTTGAACCTCATCATTTAAAGGCACCAGAGGATGATCATGGGCTTGTGTTACAGGTTCTACGCCATCCAATAGGTACCAAACCTCTTAAAGAGATGGTCAAGCCCACGGACAAGGTTGTAATTGTAATTAGCGATATTACCCGACCGACACCAAATCACAAATTAGTTCCATGGCTGCTTGAAGAACTATCTCATGTCCCCATCGAAAATGTTACCGTACTTAATGGGCTTGGGACTCATCGAGATCAAACCCGGGAAGAGTTTATTCAAATGTTGGGTGAGACTGTAGTTAATACTGTGCGTTTAGTAAACCACCATTGTCATGAAAAATCAGAACTTACTAATTTGGGAAAAAGCAGCATTGGCTGTGATGTTTATTTAAATAAAGAATATGTCGAGGCTGATTTTAAAATTGTAACAGGGTTTATCGAGCCTCATTTTTTTGCAGGCTTTTCCGGTGGACCCAAAGGGATTATGCCTGGTATCGCAGGGATTGAAACTATTTTAACTTTCCACAACGCAAAAATGATTGGACATCCCATGGCTACCTGGGGAAAATTAGAAAGTAATCCTCTTCAGGAAATGGCCAGAGAGGTGAACAGTTTTTGCAAGCCGGATTTTCTTTTGAATGTAGCTCTTAATGGAGAGAAAGAGATTGTCAATGTCTTTGCTGGTGAGTTGACTGAAGCTCATGCAGCGGGGTGTACCTATGTCAAGGAACAAGCCATGGCTCGCTGTGATAAGCGATATGATGTTGTCATTACTTCCAATGCCGGTTATCCTCTCGACCAGAATTTATACCAGGCTGTAAAAGGCATGGATGCTGCTCGGATGATTGTGAAAGAAGGAGGAACAATTATTTGTGCAGCAGAATGTAGTGAAGGTATGCCTGAGCACGGAAACTTCAAAGAAATCCTTAAGATGCGTAGCACACCTAAGGAACTCCTGGAAATGATTAATGAACCCTCTTTCCAAATGTTTGATCAATGGGAAGCTCAAAGGTTAGCGATGATTCAAGAGTGGGCAGATGTGTATGTATACTCTACTTTGCCTGAAGAATCCACCAAAATTGCCAAATTAAAAGCCACGAAGAATATCGAACAAACTCTAAATGAACTTAAGAATAAATATGGTAATGAAATGAGTATTGCTGTGCTGCCCTTTGGACCTTTTACAATACCCTATGTTGAAGAGTGA
- a CDS encoding alpha/beta-type small acid-soluble spore protein — protein MSHNTPEVPESERQLDELKWEVAEELDLDDDIQEKGFANMTTREVGQIGGNMVKKMINFAEKEMSEQGSKIID, from the coding sequence ATGAGTCATAATACGCCTGAAGTTCCTGAATCCGAAAGACAGTTGGATGAACTGAAGTGGGAAGTGGCTGAAGAGTTAGATTTAGACGATGACATTCAAGAAAAAGGGTTCGCCAATATGACGACCAGAGAAGTCGGACAAATAGGCGGAAACATGGTTAAGAAGATGATTAACTTCGCCGAAAAAGAAATGTCAGAACAAGGTTCTAAAATAATAGATTAA
- the hypA gene encoding hydrogenase maturation nickel metallochaperone HypA: MHEMSLMGGVFEVIGQTLSQHKIKRVLQVKLKVGELTNAEPDALQMAFEAFSKGTVCDGAELIIERVPVTGRCRSCHQEFKIKSLFFLCPNCSDNNIEVIEGEELLLESLEVE, from the coding sequence GTGCACGAAATGTCTTTGATGGGAGGAGTATTTGAGGTCATTGGACAGACTCTCTCTCAGCATAAAATAAAGAGAGTACTTCAGGTAAAGCTAAAAGTGGGTGAACTAACAAATGCGGAACCAGACGCTTTACAAATGGCCTTTGAAGCTTTTAGCAAAGGCACTGTTTGTGATGGCGCAGAATTAATTATTGAGCGTGTGCCCGTGACAGGACGATGTCGGAGCTGTCATCAGGAGTTCAAAATTAAGAGCTTGTTTTTCCTCTGCCCAAACTGTTCAGACAACAATATTGAGGTAATTGAGGGAGAGGAACTTCTATTGGAAAGCCTGGAGGTGGAATAA
- the hypB gene encoding hydrogenase nickel incorporation protein HypB, with amino-acid sequence MESSRREIEVMANLLNSNDTQAEINRDHFSKHHCLAINMIGSPGAGKTSLLEKTLPLLSQTLHVGVIEGDIFTSKDADRIASHEIPVIQINTGGGCHLDSKMVSKVFPEFDWTALDLMIIENVGNLVCPADFDLGEAFKVIVLSIVEGDDKPSKYPVIFRNAKAVVLNKMDLEKLTDVNMETMKRDILTINPHIRIFEVSCRNGNGLDEWVGWLGEEVGDFKKR; translated from the coding sequence ATGGAATCAAGTCGTCGCGAAATTGAGGTTATGGCTAATTTGCTTAATTCAAATGATACTCAGGCAGAAATAAATCGCGATCATTTCTCAAAGCATCATTGTTTAGCGATAAATATGATTGGCTCCCCTGGGGCAGGAAAAACATCACTTTTGGAAAAAACTTTGCCCCTTTTATCTCAGACTCTGCATGTTGGAGTAATCGAGGGAGATATTTTTACCAGTAAAGATGCAGATCGTATAGCATCCCATGAAATACCGGTTATACAGATTAATACCGGCGGTGGCTGCCATCTTGACAGCAAAATGGTAAGTAAAGTGTTCCCTGAATTTGACTGGACCGCCTTAGATCTTATGATTATTGAAAATGTCGGTAACCTGGTTTGCCCTGCTGACTTTGATTTGGGAGAAGCATTTAAGGTTATTGTCCTAAGTATTGTCGAAGGGGACGACAAACCGTCGAAATATCCTGTCATATTCAGAAATGCTAAAGCAGTTGTTTTAAATAAGATGGATCTGGAAAAACTGACTGATGTTAATATGGAGACAATGAAGCGGGATATACTTACGATTAATCCACACATCAGAATTTTTGAAGTATCCTGTCGCAATGGAAATGGATTAGATGAATGGGTTGGCTGGCTGGGAGAAGAGGTCGGCGATTTTAAGAAACGATAA
- a CDS encoding HyaD/HybD family hydrogenase maturation endopeptidase, whose protein sequence is MQSPKIMVMGVGNILLSDEGLGVRFLDELAKSTLPDNVELLEGGTAGLELVHLIQDVDYLIIVDALNADAEPGALFRFQPGDLQIMPEQYEVSFHQIGIIEVLTMANVLGKAPQTLIFGIQPKCLEWGLEISPEIQALFPKLTELVHKEIESIQTQGKFTET, encoded by the coding sequence ATGCAATCACCTAAGATTATGGTGATGGGAGTAGGAAACATCCTCTTATCTGACGAAGGTTTAGGAGTTCGCTTTTTGGACGAACTAGCAAAAAGTACTCTCCCCGACAATGTGGAACTACTCGAGGGAGGTACAGCCGGCCTTGAACTCGTACATTTAATACAAGATGTCGACTATCTTATTATCGTAGATGCCTTAAATGCTGACGCTGAACCAGGAGCGTTGTTCCGTTTTCAGCCTGGCGACCTGCAAATAATGCCTGAACAATATGAAGTATCATTTCATCAAATTGGTATTATTGAGGTCCTTACCATGGCAAATGTCTTAGGAAAAGCTCCGCAAACCTTAATCTTCGGTATACAGCCTAAGTGTTTAGAATGGGGATTGGAGATAAGCCCAGAGATCCAAGCACTATTCCCCAAATTAACAGAGTTAGTTCATAAAGAAATTGAATCCATACAAACCCAAGGAAAGTTTACTGAGACTTAA
- the cybH gene encoding Ni/Fe-hydrogenase, b-type cytochrome subunit produces the protein MSSQLDLDHPLFQRISHWINLINFLVLMITGWFIHSPYPGMPMSFIRNLHFIFMFFLLINGIVRFYYSFFGKYKDYDTFFINSQDIKTFWPQIKYYLFLGEHPETGKYNPLQKLAYIALPIMAVVQAITGFILYKPEQLSGLAGYFGGLAAVRGFHYLLMWLFIAVIAVHLYLVFTAAYDQFLFMFFGKIRKEKNA, from the coding sequence ATGTCTAGCCAATTAGACTTAGACCACCCATTGTTTCAGCGCATTAGCCACTGGATCAATTTAATCAACTTTTTAGTCTTAATGATCACAGGTTGGTTTATTCATTCCCCTTATCCGGGAATGCCCATGAGCTTTATTCGGAACTTGCATTTTATCTTTATGTTTTTCTTGCTCATAAATGGCATTGTCCGTTTCTATTACTCCTTTTTTGGGAAATATAAAGATTATGATACTTTCTTTATTAACTCCCAGGATATAAAAACATTTTGGCCGCAAATAAAATATTATTTATTTCTTGGCGAACATCCTGAAACCGGGAAGTATAATCCCCTGCAAAAGTTAGCTTATATCGCCTTGCCTATCATGGCGGTAGTTCAGGCTATTACCGGGTTCATTCTCTACAAGCCCGAACAATTGTCAGGTTTGGCCGGCTATTTTGGCGGTTTAGCTGCTGTTCGAGGATTCCATTATCTCTTGATGTGGCTTTTTATCGCAGTCATCGCCGTTCATTTGTACCTTGTTTTCACCGCTGCCTATGATCAGTTTCTATTCATGTTTTTTGGCAAAATTAGAAAGGAGAAAAACGCTTAA
- a CDS encoding nickel-dependent hydrogenase large subunit, whose product MAKVVIDPLTRIEGHLRVEVEVENGKVVDAHVIGTMYRGIEAMLRGRDPRDATFVTERVCGVCAGSHGWASSLALDKAFGAKVPAGGRLIRNLILGAMYLHDHPLHFYHLSALDYIDVMAVAQYQGKDPGLLAVKDKIVKLVTAGDTAPLTPRYKPDDFSVNDPELVTMAVAHYLKALEMQAKAKKMSALFAGKQPHQSSIVVGGVTMLPNIEVVEQFRSMLYEQLNFIEKTYLQDVLAFGTGPLLPLAQAGVGGGSPNYLSYGGFGLDDAGQDFFFKPGVIMDGDLSNIIAVDEAKITEDVQYSWYKASANGKTPYTEDTVPDLGKNGAYTFVKAPRYNSKPIEVGPLARMLVMQPQGLMDIIAKYGIKPGAVARHAARAYETLLLAQDMFNWLDALEKEMGSKDFRIHDTDHWEAPAEGLGAGMTEVPRGSLGHFIKVADHKIENYQMVVPTTWNFSPRDDQGVKGPVEQALIGVPVPDLENPVNIVRVVRSYDPCLACAIHLIHPETNDIKKFQIGW is encoded by the coding sequence ATGGCGAAAGTAGTTATCGATCCTTTAACACGTATTGAAGGACATTTAAGAGTTGAGGTTGAAGTCGAAAATGGCAAAGTCGTTGATGCCCATGTCATAGGGACCATGTACCGGGGAATTGAAGCGATGCTCCGTGGACGTGATCCCAGGGATGCTACTTTTGTCACAGAACGCGTTTGCGGAGTATGTGCGGGTTCCCATGGCTGGGCCTCCTCTTTGGCACTTGACAAAGCCTTTGGTGCAAAGGTTCCAGCTGGAGGGCGCTTGATACGAAATCTGATCTTAGGTGCTATGTATCTCCATGACCACCCTCTTCATTTTTATCATTTAAGCGCTCTGGACTATATTGATGTCATGGCTGTTGCTCAATATCAAGGAAAAGACCCTGGACTTCTGGCGGTCAAGGATAAAATTGTAAAACTGGTTACCGCCGGTGATACCGCTCCTCTGACTCCTCGTTACAAACCTGATGATTTCAGTGTGAACGATCCTGAATTAGTAACTATGGCGGTTGCCCATTACCTTAAAGCCCTAGAAATGCAGGCAAAGGCCAAAAAAATGTCCGCTTTATTTGCCGGAAAACAGCCACACCAATCTTCGATTGTTGTGGGCGGCGTGACAATGTTGCCTAACATCGAGGTGGTAGAGCAATTCCGTTCCATGCTCTATGAACAGCTTAACTTTATCGAAAAAACCTATTTACAGGATGTTTTAGCCTTCGGAACCGGTCCCCTTCTGCCTCTGGCTCAAGCCGGAGTTGGCGGAGGAAGTCCCAATTACCTGTCCTACGGAGGATTTGGTCTTGATGATGCTGGTCAAGATTTCTTCTTTAAACCTGGTGTCATCATGGATGGGGATTTAAGCAATATTATCGCCGTTGATGAAGCTAAAATCACCGAAGACGTTCAATACTCTTGGTATAAAGCCAGCGCAAACGGCAAGACTCCATATACAGAAGATACCGTACCTGATCTCGGTAAGAATGGCGCCTACACCTTTGTTAAAGCTCCCCGCTATAACAGCAAGCCTATTGAGGTGGGTCCTCTGGCCCGCATGCTGGTTATGCAGCCCCAAGGCCTCATGGATATTATAGCCAAGTATGGTATCAAACCAGGTGCCGTTGCGCGTCATGCTGCACGAGCCTATGAAACTTTGCTTCTCGCTCAAGATATGTTTAACTGGTTAGATGCTTTAGAGAAAGAGATGGGTTCAAAAGATTTCCGAATTCACGATACAGACCATTGGGAAGCTCCGGCTGAAGGGCTAGGCGCCGGCATGACGGAGGTCCCACGTGGTTCATTGGGGCATTTCATCAAAGTCGCTGATCATAAAATTGAGAACTATCAAATGGTTGTTCCAACCACCTGGAATTTCTCGCCCCGAGACGATCAGGGTGTCAAAGGTCCGGTGGAACAAGCTCTCATCGGTGTACCGGTTCCGGATCTGGAAAATCCGGTCAACATCGTAAGAGTTGTCCGTTCTTATGACCCATGCCTTGCTTGTGCAATTCACCTTATCCATCCGGAAACAAACGACATTAAAAAATTCCAGATCGGCTGGTAA
- a CDS encoding hydrogenase small subunit: MGNFDLLNAKGISRRNFMKLVAATTAALGLPEFVVPQAANALEQALNKPPVMWLEGMDCTGCTESAISTLNPSPAELVLDMLSIRYHETIMAASGYTSEEAYQNTLKENFVLVVEGSCPATEDRFCMVGGRPFKKILIEAAEKAQVIIAIGSCASEGAGIPGACATGAAGVAEILRNEGINKTVINLPCCPVKPTTLIGTILYYLTYQKAPELDSQNRPLAFYGSLLHDNCPRRGHFENGEFLTDWNDPLQKEYCLILKGCKGPKTYTDCAQVWWNDNANFCINAGSPCSGCSEKDFYKGFSPLYAKQEIFKLPGIGQVDADTVGTVIGGAAAVGLGVHLVATAASGRLSKKDHKEDM, translated from the coding sequence ATGGGGAATTTTGATTTACTTAACGCCAAAGGGATCTCTAGACGTAATTTTATGAAATTGGTTGCAGCAACAACTGCGGCACTTGGGTTGCCCGAATTTGTCGTCCCTCAAGCAGCCAATGCCCTCGAACAAGCTCTTAATAAGCCACCCGTCATGTGGTTGGAAGGAATGGATTGTACCGGGTGCACTGAATCAGCCATTTCCACTTTAAACCCTTCACCTGCTGAACTTGTTCTAGACATGCTTTCCATTCGTTATCATGAAACTATTATGGCTGCATCTGGTTATACATCCGAGGAAGCCTACCAAAACACTCTTAAAGAAAACTTCGTTCTGGTTGTTGAAGGCTCATGTCCTGCAACCGAAGACCGTTTCTGTATGGTCGGAGGCCGACCCTTCAAAAAAATATTAATTGAAGCTGCTGAAAAAGCTCAGGTAATTATAGCCATTGGAAGCTGTGCCTCTGAGGGGGCTGGAATTCCAGGAGCTTGTGCAACCGGTGCTGCCGGGGTAGCGGAAATTCTTAGAAACGAGGGAATTAACAAAACCGTCATCAACCTGCCTTGCTGTCCTGTCAAACCTACTACTTTAATTGGTACAATCCTTTATTACTTAACTTACCAAAAAGCCCCGGAATTAGATTCACAAAATCGTCCGCTAGCTTTCTATGGATCCTTGCTCCACGACAACTGTCCACGACGAGGCCACTTTGAAAACGGTGAATTCTTAACGGATTGGAATGATCCTCTCCAAAAAGAGTATTGCCTGATTTTAAAGGGCTGCAAAGGTCCCAAAACTTATACCGACTGTGCCCAGGTATGGTGGAATGATAACGCCAACTTCTGTATCAATGCAGGTTCTCCCTGCTCCGGATGTTCAGAGAAAGACTTCTATAAAGGATTTAGTCCTTTATACGCTAAGCAGGAAATCTTTAAACTTCCGGGAATTGGGCAAGTTGATGCGGATACCGTCGGAACGGTTATCGGTGGCGCTGCTGCCGTAGGCCTTGGTGTACATTTAGTTGCAACGGCCGCCAGCGGGAGACTGAGTAAAAAGGATCATAAGGAGGACATGTAA
- the hypF gene encoding carbamoyltransferase HypF, with translation MQKEARLIHLNGIVQGVGFRPFVFKLAEKLGIYGWVNNSSHGVTIHAEGYHLDLFYNCLLKEAPPLAKIITTRSVAIEVLNYENFQIVESDSESEGHVLISPDVATCHECLKDLTNSKSRFYQYPFTNCTNCGPRYTIIRDIPYDRVQTTMSKFPMCQSCELDYTNPRDRRFHAQPVACVDCGPKLQLLDALGRKLPGVGKEQLAEGGIVAVKGLGGFHLVCDASNPKAVQRLRQRKERGKKPFAVMVRSVEKARSEVTINAMEEELLKSSAAPIVILERRLKAESSLAPDIAPGLNTLGMILPYTPVHHLLFEGFYDFLVMTSANLSGNPLIYTNEEAVESLQGIADYFLMHNRDIYHPCDDSVLQIIGDEPVFFRRARGYVPMPILMSDRKVKAPILGVGGELKNTFCLALQEKAFASQHIGDMEGYHNFQRFCQELKSFQRVVNIEPSIIAYDKHPNYQLTRFALDQPLRKYAVQHHHAHLVSVLGEWDRMEPTLGVICDGTGYGEDRSIWGFEFLYGNSTGYKRMAHLEYLGLPGGDAGVKRPLRIAYAYLKTLLNEEDWEKTKPLWSQLSSVEQQVLDQQLEKGFQVFPTSSAGRLFDAVSALLGVCTRVTYEGQAAMELESVATSFLLQEGGKDREPEQEQANHELVYSYEIRSENGTLVLGVKPLFDELVNDILQGVSREKIAYGFHQTIAQAIVDIAIQLGVEDGPMVLNGGVFQNKLLTEAVLHKCRIHNIKILRSRSLPPGDGGLAFGQVLIANEVL, from the coding sequence ATGCAAAAAGAGGCAAGGCTCATTCATTTAAATGGTATTGTTCAAGGGGTGGGGTTTCGGCCCTTTGTTTTTAAACTTGCTGAAAAATTGGGCATTTATGGGTGGGTTAACAATTCGAGCCACGGAGTTACAATCCATGCAGAAGGATATCATTTAGATTTGTTTTATAATTGTCTACTTAAAGAAGCCCCTCCTTTGGCAAAAATTATAACCACGCGATCAGTTGCCATAGAAGTTTTGAATTATGAAAACTTTCAAATTGTTGAAAGTGATTCTGAGTCGGAAGGGCATGTGCTAATTTCGCCGGATGTTGCAACTTGTCATGAGTGTCTTAAAGACTTAACGAATTCAAAAAGCAGGTTTTATCAATATCCTTTTACTAATTGCACAAATTGTGGTCCGCGCTATACCATTATCCGTGACATACCTTATGATCGAGTGCAAACAACTATGTCAAAATTTCCTATGTGTCAATCCTGTGAATTAGATTATACAAATCCGAGAGACCGGCGATTTCATGCCCAGCCTGTAGCCTGCGTAGACTGTGGACCGAAGCTTCAGCTTCTGGATGCTCTTGGACGCAAGCTGCCGGGCGTGGGTAAAGAACAGCTGGCTGAGGGTGGAATCGTTGCGGTTAAAGGGTTAGGTGGCTTCCATCTGGTTTGTGATGCAAGCAATCCAAAGGCTGTTCAACGTTTGCGGCAGCGAAAGGAACGGGGAAAGAAGCCCTTCGCAGTAATGGTGCGATCTGTTGAAAAAGCTCGCAGTGAGGTAACTATCAATGCTATGGAAGAGGAACTGTTAAAGAGTTCAGCTGCCCCTATCGTAATTTTAGAACGCAGACTAAAGGCAGAGAGTTCTTTGGCACCAGACATTGCCCCAGGGTTAAATACCTTAGGAATGATCCTGCCGTATACGCCGGTACATCATCTCCTCTTTGAGGGGTTCTATGATTTTTTGGTGATGACCAGTGCCAACCTCAGCGGGAATCCTTTGATTTATACCAATGAGGAGGCAGTTGAGTCATTACAAGGAATTGCGGATTATTTTCTGATGCACAATCGGGATATTTATCATCCCTGTGACGATTCTGTCTTACAAATCATTGGTGATGAGCCGGTCTTCTTTCGCAGAGCCCGTGGTTATGTGCCCATGCCCATTTTAATGTCGGATCGCAAGGTTAAGGCGCCCATTCTGGGTGTAGGAGGGGAATTAAAGAATACTTTTTGTCTTGCCCTCCAGGAAAAAGCTTTTGCCAGCCAGCACATAGGAGATATGGAAGGGTATCATAACTTTCAAAGGTTTTGTCAAGAGCTGAAATCCTTTCAACGAGTTGTTAATATTGAGCCCAGTATCATTGCCTATGATAAACATCCTAACTATCAGCTGACAAGATTTGCTTTAGATCAGCCTCTGAGGAAATATGCCGTTCAGCATCATCATGCTCATTTAGTCAGCGTCTTGGGAGAATGGGATAGGATGGAGCCAACTCTGGGAGTGATCTGTGATGGAACCGGTTACGGTGAGGACCGGAGTATATGGGGATTTGAGTTTCTTTATGGGAACTCCACAGGGTATAAACGGATGGCCCACCTGGAGTATTTAGGACTTCCGGGCGGGGATGCGGGGGTGAAACGGCCTTTACGGATTGCCTATGCCTATCTAAAGACACTACTTAACGAAGAGGATTGGGAAAAGACGAAACCATTATGGTCACAGCTTTCCAGCGTGGAGCAACAAGTCTTAGATCAACAGCTTGAAAAAGGATTTCAGGTTTTTCCAACCTCAAGTGCAGGAAGGTTGTTTGATGCGGTAAGTGCTTTGCTGGGTGTGTGTACAAGGGTAACCTATGAAGGTCAAGCAGCAATGGAACTGGAAAGTGTCGCAACAAGCTTTTTACTTCAAGAAGGTGGGAAAGATCGGGAACCGGAGCAGGAGCAGGCTAACCATGAACTCGTCTATTCATATGAAATAAGATCAGAAAATGGAACTCTGGTTTTGGGAGTCAAGCCGCTCTTTGATGAGCTTGTGAATGACATACTCCAAGGAGTTAGCAGGGAGAAAATAGCCTATGGTTTCCATCAAACCATTGCCCAGGCTATTGTGGATATAGCCATTCAGCTAGGAGTGGAAGATGGCCCCATGGTGTTAAACGGAGGGGTGTTTCAGAATAAACTCTTGACTGAAGCCGTTCTTCATAAGTGCCGGATACATAATATAAAGATTCTGCGTTCCCGCAGCCTTCCTCCGGGAGATGGCGGGCTGGCCTTCGGACAAGTATTAATTGCGAATGAGGTGTTATAA
- a CDS encoding HypC/HybG/HupF family hydrogenase formation chaperone, with protein sequence MCLAIPAKIVEIKGATAKVDMMGNERVVSIDLVPEVGIGEYVLVHAGFAISVIDDENARETEQLLLEVAEAYEAEE encoded by the coding sequence ATGTGTTTAGCCATTCCTGCTAAAATTGTAGAGATTAAGGGAGCTACAGCGAAAGTAGATATGATGGGAAATGAACGGGTGGTTAGTATTGACTTGGTCCCAGAGGTTGGAATTGGCGAATACGTATTAGTTCACGCAGGATTTGCCATCAGTGTAATAGATGATGAAAACGCCAGAGAAACTGAACAACTGCTCTTGGAGGTGGCTGAGGCCTATGAAGCAGAGGAGTAA